DNA from Geobacillus vulcani PSS1:
CTTTAAAATGACGGCGTTTTCCATACGCAACCCCATCGGCATCGAAAATTGCAAATCATCCCAGTCAATCTCCCATGGCAACGACAGCGGCCGAATGCCAAACCGCCCCCATTCCAGCTCCGGCCAGAGAGGCGGCGCTTCTCCATCGCGCTTCACCCATTCGCCTTTGGCGAGCACTTGCGCCGGCGTCGGATCATGAGCCGAACGCAAAAAATTGATATGGGCGATTCTTCCTGTGGCGATGCTGCCGTGAAGATGCTCAATGCCGTAGTGACGGGCGGCGTTGATCGTCGCCATGGCGTAGGCGTCGATCACCGGTACATCGTGCTCCATTGCTAGGCGGATGAGCCGGTCAATCACCCCGTCTTCGTAAAAAGAGGGCGGCGAACCGTCTGTCGTCAACAAGCATTTATCATAATGCCGGATGCCAAGCGCTTTCATTTCTTCGAGCAGCACCGGCAAATCCGGGCGAATTGAGGAGTGCCGGAGCGCGACGGTATAGCCGTGCCAAAGGCGCATATGCACCTCTTTTCCCGTCATTGCCTCATGGTCGCCATCCGCGCCAAAGAGCGCCATTTTGACAAGCGTCCTTTCCGACGCCCCAGGAAAATGCCCTTCAATTTTGCGGCGCCGCCGATGCGCTTCTTGCATCCAATACAAGATGATGTCATCGCCGCTCACCACTTTCGGCCATGAGGTCAGTTCGCCCCCTTGAAGCACCGCCTCTTGATCCAGCCATCGCTTGATTCGCGCATTGGACACTTGCTCCTCTTCGCGTTCAAGCTCCGTCTGTCCATCAAATCGACACCACCAATACATTGATGTTGGAAGCGCATTCACAGCTTGCAAAAAGAAAAACGCCTCTTCATCATTCAGCTGCAAAAGCAAAAACAAGTTGTCGTTGAGGAGCGTTGTTGTTCCGTGCGCCGCTGCATAACGGGCAAACGAATGGGGATTATATAATTGAAACGGATGCACATGCGGCTCAATGTAGCCGGGAACGAGCACATACCCACGGCAATCGACGATCTCGCATGCGTCGTCGACACGATCGGGGAACCGCTCGCCGGCATACACGATGCGGTCGCCATGTATCCATATATTTCCCTTTACCCATTCACGAAAATACGAATGCAAATATGTCGCGTTCACCAATACTTTCGTCGGTGATTGTTTGCCATCCATGATCGCTGCCTGTTCGCGCAGCTCGCTGCCTTTCCATCGGTAACGTTGTTCGCCCATTGCCACCCCGTCCCTTGTTTCCTAATCGTTCCATGTAACCATTTTAACGTACAAAAGCGACTTTCACAATAAAAAATATTGAAAGAAAGAGGGGACAACGAATGGCGAACATTGGCATTGTAAACGCCCTCATTCGCATTACGTTCGGACTAACCGTCATCGCCTGGGCCACCGCCCGCCTCGCCCGGCGGCCATGGTGTACATCGTATTTATGGGCTGCTTTGCTTGGGGCGATGAAAGTTGGGGAAGGAATCACCCGTTTTTGTCCGATGACCGCCTTGTTTGACAATATGCAGCGCCGGCAGCTGCTTGAAGAGGAAAAGGAAGCGGTCGTCAATCCGACATGAGGAAAGACATCCACTCGGCGTTGCTCACCACTTTTGCCGATGTCTTCCGTCCCACTGTTATTAGGTAAAATTTTCCTCATCTTGAACGATACGTGCTGCTATGGATCGAAAGAGCCCCGTTCGCAACGGCTAGTGAAAAACGCCAACTGTCAACGAAAGAAAAAAGCAAAATGACCGGCAGCCGGCACTGCGGACTGGCCAAATACCATCAAAAAAGGTGTCCCGTCGTTGGGACACCTTCGACTGCAAAGGAGTGAACCATCATGTTGCTCGAGTATATGACCGATATGTCGTTTGTTTTGGCCGCGTTAATCGGCGGCATTATCGCCCTTTTATACGTGTATATGCGACGGAGGCGCGTTCGATAGCGCGCCGGCCGATGTCGCGCCGGTAAAATAAGCCGTCGCATTCGATCGCCGCCAATTGCTCGTACGCTCTTTCCTTCGCTTCGGCAAGCGTTCCCCCTTTGGCGGCCAACAGGAGAACGCGTCCGCCATTCGTATACCATGAGCCGCCTTCCTGTTTCGTGCCGGCGTGGAACACCAACGCATCAGAAGAGATCTCGTCCAACCCCCGGATTTCAGCCCCGCGCTCGTACGCGCCGGGATAGCCTTTCGCTGCCAGCACGACGCCAAGCACTGCCTCATCCGTCCATTCAAGCTCCAGCTGTCTTCCTTCCATGACCGCCAAAATCGCTTCCACGAGATCGGTTTTGAGGCGCGGCAGCACCACTTGCGCCTCTGGGTCGCCGAAGCGGGCGTTGAACTCGATGACTTTCGGCCCGTCGGCCGTCGCCATCAATCCGGCGTAAAGAACACCTGTAAACGGACGCCCTTCAGCCACTAACGCGTTCGCCATTGGACACAAAATTGTTTCGAATGCGATGGCGACGGTCTCCGCTGGAATTTGCGGAACCGGTGAGTAGGCCCCCATGCCGCCGGTGTTTGGCCCTGTGTCACCGTCATAGGCCCGTTTATGGTCTTGGGCGATGGCGAGCGGATACACCTTCTCGCCGTTCACGAACGCCATAAACGAAAATTCTTCCCCTTCTAAATACTCCTCAATGACGACTTGACTGCCGGCTGTGCCGAATTGTCTGTCGACAAGCGCTGCCTTCGCCGCGGCAAGCGCTTCTTCCACCGTTTGGGCGACGGTGACGCCTTTTCCGGCGGCCAGCCCGTCCGCTTTAATGACGATCGGCGCACCTTTTTGTTCAATGTAAGCTTTCGCCTCTTCGTACGACGTAAAGGCCGCATGGTCCGCCGTTGGAATGCCGTATTTTTTCATCAGTTCTTTGGCGAACGCCTTGCTTCCCTCGATGAGCGCCGCCGCTTGGCTTGGGCCGAAAATGCGAAGCCCCTCGGCCATAAAACGGTCAACAATGCCGGAAGCAAGCGGCGCTTCCGGCCCGACAATCGTCAAATCGATCGCCCGTTCTTTTGCAAATTGCACTAGCGCCTCTATGTTGAGTTCATCGATGCCGACCAACTCCGCTACATCCCTCATTCCCGGGTTGCCCGGCGCCGCATACAGCTTACCGACAAGCGGGCTTTGCGCCGCTTTCCAAGCGATGGCGTGCTCACGTCCGCCGCGTCCGATCACGAGTACATTCATCGTCTCCCTCTCCTTTGCCCCGCCTAATGTTTAAAGTGGCGCACGCCGGTGAAGACCATGGCGATGCCATATTCATCGGCCTTGCGGATCGAATCCGCATCGCGGATCGAGCCGCCCGGCTGGATGATCGCCGTAATGCCGGCTTTCGCCGCCGCTTCAACAGTATCGTCCATCGGGAAGAACGCATCGGAAGCCAACACAGCACCAGCCGCCTGTTCTCCCGCTTGTTCGATCGCAATCTTGGCTGCGCCCACCCGGTTCATTTGCCCGGCGCCGACGCCAACGGTCATGCCGTTTTTCGCCAGAACGATGGCGTTGGATTTGACGTGTTTCACCACTTTCCAGGCGAAGCGGAGCTGCTCGCGCTCAGCCTCGGTCGGCCCGCGCTTCGTAACGACATGCCATTCAGCGTCTTCGAGCGTGAACGTATCGGCCTCTTGTACGAGCAAACCGCCATTGACGGAAACGAGCATGTTTTCCTTGACGTCCGGCGCAGTAAAATCAAGCGTCAATAGACGGATGTTTTTCTTTTTCGTCAAAATGGCAAGCGCCTCGTCGCTGAATGACGGAGCGATGACGATTTCCAAAAAGATGTCATGCATCCGTTCGGCTGTTTCTTTGTCCACTTCACGGTTGACCGCAATAATCCCGCCGAAAATCGACACCGGGTCCGCCTCGTACGCCTTCGTAAACGCCTCAAGAAGCGTCGCGCCGACGCCGACGCCGCACGGATTCATATGTTTGATGGCTGCCACAGCCGGCTCTTGAAATTCACGAATGAGGTTGATCGCCGCATTGGCGTCGTTAATGTTGTTGTACGACAACTCTTTGCCGTGCAGCTGTACTGCGTTGGCAATCGAAAACGCCGCGCCAAGTGGTTTGGCGTAAAACGCCGCCGATTGATGCGGATTCTCGCCATAGCGCAATGATTGTTTTTTCGTGTACGTGATAGTGAGCGTTTCCGGGTAGTCCTCTCCAGCGAGGTTTGTTAAATACTCGGCAATCATCGCGTCATATGCCGCCGTATGGCGGAACGCTTTCGCCGCCAGCTGTTGCCGCGTTTTTGCTTGGATCGAACCGGTTGTTTTCAGTTCCTCGATCACCATCGGATAGTCGGCTGGATCGACGACAATGGCGACATCCGCGTAGTTTTTCGCCGCCGCGCGCACCATCGTCGGGCCGCCGATATCGATGTTTTCAATCGCCTCAGCCAGCGTCACGTCCGGTTTGGCGATCGTTTGTTGGAACGGATACAGGTTGACGACGACCAAATCGATCGGGCGAATGCCATGCTCTGCGAGCGCCGCTTGGTGGCGCTCATCGCTGCGCACCGCCAAAATGCCGCCGTGAATGGCCGGATGCAGCGTTTTGACACGCCCGTCCAAAATTTCCGGAAAACCGGTGACATCGGAAATCGAAATGACGGGAACGCCTGCTTCCTCAAGCGCTCGTTTCGTCCCACCGGTCGAAATGATGTCAATGCCAAGTTCGGCCAGCTGCTTCGCAAACGGAATGATGCCTTCCTTATTGGACACGCTGATCAATGCTCGTTTCACTGCCATCGTTTTCGATCCTTTCTTCTTGTTGTTCCTTTTCCCCTAGCAGCATGCGCAACACCGCCGGATATAGCTCATGTTCGACTTGATGAATGCGCGCTTCAAGCGATTCCATCGGCTCTCCCGGCACGATAGGAACAGCACGCTGGGCGATGACCGGTCCGGTGTCCATCCCCTCATCAACGTAATGAACGGTGACGCCTGTTTCCGATACGCCGGCCCGGTACGCTTGACCGATCGCATCTTTGCCCGGAAACGCGGGCAACAGCGACGGATGAATGTTGACAATCTTCCCTTCATAAGCGGAAAGCAAGGTCGGCCCGATCAAGCGCATGTAGCCGGCCAACGCAATCCAGTCGATTTGACGCCCCTTTAGTTCAAGCAAAATCTCGCTCTCAAACGCGGCTTTGGACGGGTAGTCTTTTGGGGAAAACACGAATGCCGGCACGTTTTCGCGCACCGCCCGCTCGATCACTTTCGCCCCCGGCCGGTCGCAAACAAGGAGAGCAATCTCCGCCGGCAAATCGCCGCGTTTGGCCGCATCCACGATCGCTTGAAAGTTCGTGCCGCTTCCCGAAGCGAACACCGCCAGCCGCTTCATCCCCGGCTCCCTCCAGCAAACGACACGCCCGCGCCTTCGACCACGTTGCCGATGATGTACGCCGGTTCGCCTTGTTCCGAAAGCCACTCAACAAGCGGCGAAGCCGTTTCCGGACTGACGGCGAGCACAAGGCCGATGCCCATATTAAAGACGGAAAACATCTCTTGCTCTTCAAGACGGCCCATTTTACGCAGAAGCTCAAAAATCGGCAGCACCGGCCATGAACCGAGCTGAATGCGCGCGCCAAGCCCCGAAGGCAGCATGCGGGGAATGTTTTCGATAAACCCGCCGCCGGTAATATGCGCCATCCCTTTGATCGTAAACCGCTCGCGCACAGAGCGCAACCGTTTCGCGTAAATGCGCGTCGGCTTCAACAACTCCTCGCCGAGCGGAACATCAAGCGGCTCGTAAATGCGGTCAAGCTCCAACTTCGCCTGCTCGAACACGATGCGGCGCACAAGCGAATAGCCGTTGCTGTGCAGGCCGCTCGATGGCAATCCGACGAGCGCATCGCCCGCTTGAATCGCCTCTCCGGTCACAAGCTGATCTTTTTCCGCAATGCCGACGGCAAATCCGGCCAAATCGTACTCGTCTTCCGCGTACATTCCCGGCATTTCCGCCGTTTCCCCGCCGATCAAGGCGCAGCCGGCTTCGACGCAGCCGTCAGCCACCCCTTTGACGATGGCGGCGATTTTCTCCGGCACCGCCTTGCCGCAAGCAATATAATCAAGAAAAAAGAGCGGATCCGCCCCTTGCACCGCGATGTCGTTGACACACATCGCCACACAATCGATGCCGATCGTATCGTGCCGGTCAAGCAAAAACGCGAGCTTCAGTTTCGTTCCGACGCCATCTGTGCCGGACACAAGCACCGGATGGCGGTAGTTGAGCGCCGAAAGATCAAATAAGCCGCCAAACCCGCCGATCCCCCCTATCACTTCCGGACGCATCGTTTTTTGCACGTGCTCTTTCATCAGGGCGACGGACCGATAACCGGCCTCAATGTCGACCCCTGCTTGTTTGTATGCCTTTGCCACGTTCCTTTCCTCCTTTTCGTCTCCCATCGCTCCACGAGAAGGTTGGCGATGAAAGGAGACCATGACACCATAACGAAACCATCCTTTGAAGCGGCGCTTCCGCTCGGTGGCGCTTCTTTCCGAGAAAACGCGCTCACCTGTGCGACAGCCGCCGTTGTTCAGCGCGTCGTTTATTTCACCGTCAAGCAAGGACGGACCGCTTGGCCGAGGCGGGTTGGATATTGGCCAGTGAAACACGCCAAACATTGCCCGCGCTGCGGCGAAACGTCCGGACGCCCGATGGCCTCAAGCATCCCTTCCTGGCTGATAAAGGCGAGGGAGTCAGCGCCAATCAAGCGCCGAATCTCTTCAATCGTACGATTCGCCGCGATCAATTCTTCCTTTGACGACGTATCAATGCCGTAAAAGCAAGGATGGGTGATCGGCGGCGCGCTGATGCGCACGTGCACTTCGACTGCTCCCGCTTCGCGGAGCATCGAGACGATGCGCCGGCTCGTCGTTCCGCGCACGATCGAATCATCCACCATCACGACCCGCTTGCCGGCCACAACCCCGCGCACCGGCGACAGCTTCATTTTCACTCCTTGCTCGCGCAACGCCTGCGACGGCTGGATAAACGTCCGCCCGACATATCGGTTTTTAATCAAGCCCAATTCGTATGGAATGCCGCTCGCCTCAGCGTAACCGATGGCGACCGAAATGCTTGAGTCCGGCACGCCGGTGACGATGTCGGCCTCTGCCGGCGCTTCCAAGGCGAGCCGCTTTCCTAAGTTTTTTCGGGCCGTGTGGACATTGATGCCGTCGACATGGCTGTCCGGACGAGCGAAATAAATGTATTCCATGCTGCAAATCGACCGCGGCTGCTCCGGAGCAAACCGTTCCGAACGCACCCCTTCATGGCTGATGATGAGCAATTCCCCTGGCGACACTTCTCGCTCATATGTGGCGCCGATGACATCAAACGCGCACGTTTCCGACGCCACGACATACGCTGAACCGAGCCTGCCGATCGAAAGCGGCCGAAACCCGTGCGGATCCAGCGCCGCATACAGCGCCGTTTCCGTCAGCAACAAAAACGCAAACGCCCCTTCGATCTGGCTGAGCGCCTCTTTCATTTGCCCGACAAACGTTGTTGCTTGGCTGCGGCGAATGAGATGGGCGAACACTTCCGTATCCGATGTCGTCTGAAAAATGCTTCCTTGCGCTTCAAGCGCAAGCTTCAGCTCGATGGCGTTTGTCAAGTTGCCGTTATGGGCGAGCGCCATCGCGCCGGTTTGCGAGCGGAATAAGAGCGGCTGAACGTTTTCATAGCCGCCCCCACCCGCCGTCGAATAGCGGACATGACCGATGGCCGCGGCCCCTTTGAGCGCATCGAACGTTTCGCTTTGAAACACATCGGTCACGAGTCCCAGCCCTTTATGGCCGGATAAGCTCCCGTTATGCGCGACAACGATGCCAGCCCCTTCCTGCCCACGGTGCTGCAAGCTGTGAAGGCCGTAGTATGTGAGCCGGGCGGCGTCTTCATGCCCCCAAATGCCGAAAATGCCGCACTCCTCGTTTAATCCTTTGATTTCAGCAAGCATGGAATGGCCCCTTTCCAGACGTTTCGCATGTCGTCGACCGAAAGGCGGATGATCGTTTCCCCCTGCTCCCCGTTCACGGTGAATGTGCCGTCATCCGTCACTTCCCCGATCCGTTTCGCTTCTACAAGCTGCTCAAATGCTTCTTGATGTTCCTTTTTCACCGAAACCACAAAACGAGACTGCGTTTCGCTGAACAGTTCACTGATGAGATCACCGCGGATCGTCACCTTCGCGCCAAGCCCTGAAGCCCCCATGACACACTCGGCAAGCGCAACGGCTAAGCCCCCTTCAGCCACATCATGCGCGGACGCCACCACCCCCGCGCGGATCGCCGCAAGCAGCTGGCGCTGGCGGCTTGCTTCCACTTTCAAATCAATTTCCGGCGCTTTTCCGAAAATGCGGCCTTCTAGAAACTTTTGCAGCTCGCTGCCGCCAAACTCCGGCTTCGCCTCGCCGATCACGTAAATCAAGTCACCTGCTTGCTTAAACGATTGCGTCGTGATATGGGAAAGGTCTTCAATCAGGCCGACCATGCCGACAACCGGCGTCGGGTACACCGCCTCGCCGTTCGTTTCATTGTAAAGCGAGACGTTGCCGCTCACGACCGGCGTCTCAAGCGCCCGGCACGCTTCGCTCATCCCGTCGACCGCTTTTTCCAGCTGCCAGAAAATGTCCGGCTTTTCCGGGCTGCCGAAGTTGAGGCAGTCGGTAATGGCGAGCGGCTTCGCTCCGGAACAGACGACATTGCGCGCCGCCTCGGCGACCGCGATTTTCCCGCCCATCTCTGGATCCAAATACAAGTAGCGCGAGTTGCAATCCGTCGTCAACGCAAGCGCCTTGTTTGTACCGCGGATGCGCACGACGGCCGCGTCTGATCCTGGAGCGACAACCGTATTCGTCCGTACCATATAGTCGTACTGATCGTACACCCATTCTTTGCTGGCAATCGTCGGCTGGGCGAGCAGCGCGAGCAATGTTTGACTGTAATCTTCAATGTGCGGAATATACGGCGGCATCGCTTGAAACTCACGGTAATAAGCCGGCTCCGCAGACGGTTTATGATACACCGGTGCGTCTTTCGCCAAGGCATCGACCGGAATCTCGGCCGCCACCTCGCCGCGGAAAAACAGACGAAGCATTTTATCATCGGTTACTTTGCCGATCGCTTTCGCCTCGAGGCCATATTTCGCAAAAATCGCAGCGATTTCGTCTTCACGGCCTTGCTTGACGACAAGCAGCATCCGCTCCTGCGATTCGGACAACATCATTTCATACGGCGTCATGCCCGCCTCGCGCTGGGGAACAAGATCCAAATTCATTTCAATGCCGAAGCCGCCTTTGCTCGCCATCTCGGCCGACGAGCTCGTCAGTCCGGCGGCGCCCATATCTTGAATGCCGACTAACGCATCGGACTTGACTGCTTCAAGACACGCCTCAAGCAGCAGTTTTTCCATAAACGGGTCGCCGACTTGCACGGCCGGACGCTTCGCTTCCGACTGTTCGCTCAACTCTTCCGAAGCAAACGTCGCCCCGTGGATGCCGTCGCGGCCCGTTTTCGCCCCGACGTACATGACCGTGTTGCCGACCCCGGTCGCGATGCCGCGCTGAATGTCCTCATGGCGGATGATCCCAACGCACATGGCGTTGACCAATGGATTGCCTTCATACGCCGGATCGAACTGCACCTCGCCGCCGACGGTCGGGATGCCGACGCAGTTGCCATACCCTGCAATACCGGCGACAACCTGTTCGAACAAATAGTTGACGCGCGGCGATGTCAATTCGCCAAATCGGAGCGAGTTAAGCAACGCAATCGGCCGCGCTCCCATCGAAAAGACGTCGCGGATGATGCCGCCGACCCCCGTCGCTGCTCCTTGGTACGGCTCGATCGCCGACGGGTGATTATGGCTTTCGATTTTAAACGCTACCGCCAGCCCGTCGCCGATATCGACAATGCCGGCACCCTCGCCTGGCCCCTGCAATACGTGCGGACCATCGGTCGGGAATTTTTTCAGCACCGGCTTCGAGTTTTTGTAGCTGCAATGCTCCGACCACATGACGGCAAAAATGCCGGTTTCCGTATAGTTCGGCAGCCTCCCCAAAATCGCTTCAATGCGGGCAAACTCTTCATCGGTCAGCCCCATCTCGCGATACAGCTTTTGTTCTTTGATCACCGCCGCGCTCGGCTCAAGCAGTAACGACATGAGTCTCCCTCCAATAATTGACGATCGATCGGAATAGTTTCAATCCGTCCGCGCTGCCGAGCAAAGCGTCGACCGCCCGCTCCGGATGCGGCATCATGCCGAGCACGTTGCCGCGCTCGTTGACAATGCCGGCGATATCCGCCAAGCTGCCGTTCGGGTTTTCCCCATGGTAGCGGAAGACGATTTGCCGGTTTTCGACAAGGCGCTGGAGCGTTTGTTCGTCGCAATAATAATTCCCTTCACCATGGGCGATCGGAATGGTAATCACTTCGCCCTTGTCATAGGCAGAGGTAAACATCGTTTCATTGTTTTCCACGACAAGCTGCACCGGCCGGCAGATGAATTTCAATCCTTGATTGCGGCGCATCGCCCCAGGAAGCAAGCCGGCTTCAAGCAAAATTTGAAACCCGTTGCACACCCCAAGCACCGGTTTCCCGGCTTCCGCGGCTTGCTTCACGGCGGCCATCACTTTGGAAAAGCGGGCGATCGCCCCTGAGCGCAAGTAATCGCCGTACGAAAAGCCGCCCGGAAGCAAAATGGCGTCGAACCGATCGAGATTCTCTTCATCATGCCAAACGTATTCCACTTCTTCGCCGAGTTCATCGGCGACCGCATGGTACATATCGACATCGCAATTCGATCCCGGAAAGACAATGACGGCAAACTTCATCGGGCGACGGCCTCCTCGATTTCATAGCGGTAATCTTCGATGACCGGGTTGGACAACAATTTCTCGCACATTTCACGGACCATCTCATCAAGGTCGCGATCGCTTTTTTCGATCACCAGCTCCATAAACTTGCCGATTCGGACGTCTTTCACTTCCGTATACGATAAGCTGTGCAGCGCCCCCTTCACCGCTGTCCCTTGCGGATCCAACACACTTTCGCGCAACGTGACATACACTTTTACTTTATACATGCCGATTCTCCCCCTAACCGTTGGAAAATAACCTCGTACGCCTCGGTTAAACTGCCAAGATCACGGCGAAATACGTCCTTATCCAATTTCTCATTCGTCTCGGCGTCCCAAAGCCGGCACGTATCCGGCGACACCTCATCCGCTAAAAGGATCGCGCCGTCCGCCGTGCGGCCAAACTCAAGCTTAAAATCAATTAATCTCACTTTTCGCTCGGCAAAATGGGCGCGCAACACGTCGTTCACTTTCAGCGCTTCCCGTTTCAGCCAGACGATCTCCTCGCGGCTCGCGAGCTTCAAAATCGCAATGTGGTCTTCGACGAGCAGCGGGTCGCCAAGGTCATCGTTTTTGTAGTAAAACTCGACAAGCGGCGCCTCAAGCGGCGTTCCTTCCGCCAAGCCGAGACGTTTCGCCAAACTTCCGGCCACGACGTTGCGGACGACGACTTCCAGCGGGATGATCGTCACGCGTCGGACCAATTGTTCCGTTGGCGACAGCTTTTCAATAAAATGATTGGCAACGCCTGCTTCTTGCAATTTCGCAAACAGTAAACTGGAAATCTCGTTATTGAGCCGCCCTTTGCCGGCGATCGTCGCCTTTTTCTCGCCGTTAAACGCCGTGGCGCTGTCTTTGTACTCCACCCAAAGGACATCCGGTTCATCCGTCGCGTAAATTTTTTTCGCTTTCCCTTCATACAACAGCTGTTGTTTTGCCGGCATCATGCAAGCCTCCGTTATCCAGAAGATTGAAAATTTTTCGTGTAACCGGCCAGCATGAGGCCAGCCGGCTTCCACTTACTCTAATCCTAAGCGGGCAAAAATTGTATCGACGTGTTTCAAATGGTGGCGGTAATCAAAGCAATCATCGAGCTCTTCTTTCGTCAACCGGCTCGTAATCCGCTCATCCGCCTCGAGAAGCGAGCGGAACGGAACTTGTCTCTCCCACGCTTCCATCGCTTTCGGTTGCACTAAATCGTACGCCTCCTCGCGCGTCATCCCTTTGTCAATCAAAGCGAGCAAGACGCGCTGCGAGTAAATGAGCCCGAATGTGCGCTCCATATTTTTCTTCATATTTTCCGGATACACCAACAAGTTTTTCACAATGTTAGCAAACCGGTTCAACATATAGTTCAACGCGATCGTCGCATCCGGCAAAATGATGCGCTCCGCTGAC
Protein-coding regions in this window:
- a CDS encoding adenine deaminase C-terminal domain-containing protein, which gives rise to MGEQRYRWKGSELREQAAIMDGKQSPTKVLVNATYLHSYFREWVKGNIWIHGDRIVYAGERFPDRVDDACEIVDCRGYVLVPGYIEPHVHPFQLYNPHSFARYAAAHGTTTLLNDNLFLLLQLNDEEAFFFLQAVNALPTSMYWWCRFDGQTELEREEEQVSNARIKRWLDQEAVLQGGELTSWPKVVSGDDIILYWMQEAHRRRRKIEGHFPGASERTLVKMALFGADGDHEAMTGKEVHMRLWHGYTVALRHSSIRPDLPVLLEEMKALGIRHYDKCLLTTDGSPPSFYEDGVIDRLIRLAMEHDVPVIDAYAMATINAARHYGIEHLHGSIATGRIAHINFLRSAHDPTPAQVLAKGEWVKRDGEAPPLWPELEWGRFGIRPLSLPWEIDWDDLQFSMPMGLRMENAVILKPYSVSIDTSRDRLGYDHDECFLALFDRNGRWRVNTMLKGFASALGGLASSYSNTGDLILIGKRKDDMMLAFRRMKEIGGGIVLAEEGDILFELPLPLGGMMSPMEMDELIQEEKTFVRLLRERGYSFEDPVYSLLFLQSTHLPYVRVTQRGIYDVMHKTVLFPSIMR
- the purM gene encoding phosphoribosylformylglycinamidine cyclo-ligase — translated: MAKAYKQAGVDIEAGYRSVALMKEHVQKTMRPEVIGGIGGFGGLFDLSALNYRHPVLVSGTDGVGTKLKLAFLLDRHDTIGIDCVAMCVNDIAVQGADPLFFLDYIACGKAVPEKIAAIVKGVADGCVEAGCALIGGETAEMPGMYAEDEYDLAGFAVGIAEKDQLVTGEAIQAGDALVGLPSSGLHSNGYSLVRRIVFEQAKLELDRIYEPLDVPLGEELLKPTRIYAKRLRSVRERFTIKGMAHITGGGFIENIPRMLPSGLGARIQLGSWPVLPIFELLRKMGRLEEQEMFSVFNMGIGLVLAVSPETASPLVEWLSEQGEPAYIIGNVVEGAGVSFAGGSRG
- a CDS encoding YgaP family membrane protein, yielding MANIGIVNALIRITFGLTVIAWATARLARRPWCTSYLWAALLGAMKVGEGITRFCPMTALFDNMQRRQLLEEEKEAVVNPT
- the purH gene encoding bifunctional phosphoribosylaminoimidazolecarboxamide formyltransferase/IMP cyclohydrolase yields the protein MAVKRALISVSNKEGIIPFAKQLAELGIDIISTGGTKRALEEAGVPVISISDVTGFPEILDGRVKTLHPAIHGGILAVRSDERHQAALAEHGIRPIDLVVVNLYPFQQTIAKPDVTLAEAIENIDIGGPTMVRAAAKNYADVAIVVDPADYPMVIEELKTTGSIQAKTRQQLAAKAFRHTAAYDAMIAEYLTNLAGEDYPETLTITYTKKQSLRYGENPHQSAAFYAKPLGAAFSIANAVQLHGKELSYNNINDANAAINLIREFQEPAVAAIKHMNPCGVGVGATLLEAFTKAYEADPVSIFGGIIAVNREVDKETAERMHDIFLEIVIAPSFSDEALAILTKKKNIRLLTLDFTAPDVKENMLVSVNGGLLVQEADTFTLEDAEWHVVTKRGPTEAEREQLRFAWKVVKHVKSNAIVLAKNGMTVGVGAGQMNRVGAAKIAIEQAGEQAAGAVLASDAFFPMDDTVEAAAKAGITAIIQPGGSIRDADSIRKADEYGIAMVFTGVRHFKH
- the purD gene encoding phosphoribosylamine--glycine ligase; the protein is MNVLVIGRGGREHAIAWKAAQSPLVGKLYAAPGNPGMRDVAELVGIDELNIEALVQFAKERAIDLTIVGPEAPLASGIVDRFMAEGLRIFGPSQAAALIEGSKAFAKELMKKYGIPTADHAAFTSYEEAKAYIEQKGAPIVIKADGLAAGKGVTVAQTVEEALAAAKAALVDRQFGTAGSQVVIEEYLEGEEFSFMAFVNGEKVYPLAIAQDHKRAYDGDTGPNTGGMGAYSPVPQIPAETVAIAFETILCPMANALVAEGRPFTGVLYAGLMATADGPKVIEFNARFGDPEAQVVLPRLKTDLVEAILAVMEGRQLELEWTDEAVLGVVLAAKGYPGAYERGAEIRGLDEISSDALVFHAGTKQEGGSWYTNGGRVLLLAAKGGTLAEAKERAYEQLAAIECDGLFYRRDIGRRAIERASVAYTRIKGR
- the purN gene encoding phosphoribosylglycinamide formyltransferase, yielding MKRLAVFASGSGTNFQAIVDAAKRGDLPAEIALLVCDRPGAKVIERAVRENVPAFVFSPKDYPSKAAFESEILLELKGRQIDWIALAGYMRLIGPTLLSAYEGKIVNIHPSLLPAFPGKDAIGQAYRAGVSETGVTVHYVDEGMDTGPVIAQRAVPIVPGEPMESLEARIHQVEHELYPAVLRMLLGEKEQQEERIENDGSETSIDQRVQ
- the purF gene encoding amidophosphoribosyltransferase, whose amino-acid sequence is MLAEIKGLNEECGIFGIWGHEDAARLTYYGLHSLQHRGQEGAGIVVAHNGSLSGHKGLGLVTDVFQSETFDALKGAAAIGHVRYSTAGGGGYENVQPLLFRSQTGAMALAHNGNLTNAIELKLALEAQGSIFQTTSDTEVFAHLIRRSQATTFVGQMKEALSQIEGAFAFLLLTETALYAALDPHGFRPLSIGRLGSAYVVASETCAFDVIGATYEREVSPGELLIISHEGVRSERFAPEQPRSICSMEYIYFARPDSHVDGINVHTARKNLGKRLALEAPAEADIVTGVPDSSISVAIGYAEASGIPYELGLIKNRYVGRTFIQPSQALREQGVKMKLSPVRGVVAGKRVVMVDDSIVRGTTSRRIVSMLREAGAVEVHVRISAPPITHPCFYGIDTSSKEELIAANRTIEEIRRLIGADSLAFISQEGMLEAIGRPDVSPQRGQCLACFTGQYPTRLGQAVRPCLTVK
- a CDS encoding EYxxD motif small membrane protein; amino-acid sequence: MLLEYMTDMSFVLAALIGGIIALLYVYMRRRRVR